Genomic window (Methanosphaera sp.):
GATGTAAAACGTGGAATGTATTTAATGACAGCAACCACTATTTTAAATATAATTCTTGACCCAATATTTATATTTAATTTTAATATGGGAATTGGTGGTGCTGCATGGGCTACCATAATTACTGAAACTATTAACTGTATCGTTCTTATCTACTGGATCATATCAAAAAGGACACATACCTTAATGTTTCATTTAGAGACTTTAAATATAACACAGATATTGCAAAAAAGATTTTATCTGTTGCAATACCAGATACATCAGAAGATATACTAAGTAGTTCAATATTTATTATTGAAAACTATATTCTTGCAATGACAGGAGGTGTAGTTGCTGTTGCAGTTTATGCAGCTACTTTAAGAATTACTAAACTTATTACTATTCCAATTAAAGGTTATGGTTCTGCATTAATTACAGTTGCAGGAGCAGCATATGGAGAAAAAGATTATACAAAGTTTGATAAATCATTTAAGTATACAATGAATATCTCAATTATTGTTACATTTTTACTTGTTATAATTTTTTATATATTTACACCACAGATATGTTCACTATTTTCAAGTGGAAATACTCAAATTATATCATATATTACTGATGCAACACGTTATTTACTTATATTTATGGTATTTCAATGTTTTAGTGTAATTCCATGTATGCTTTTCCAGTCTGTTGGTAAAGGAACAACATCACTTATACTTTCACTTTGGAGAAGTATAATTTTAAAAGTTATATTTACAGTAGGAGTATTTGCTATACTTTTAAATAATGGATTTTACAGCATATATAATGGATATATTATGAGTTTAATATTTGGTGGAATTGTAGCATTTATGTGGGCTTTAAGATATATTAGAAAATTAAAAAAATCAGATGATACAATTACTATATAGTAATTTCACACAATCACCACCCCTAACTTTTTTTTATATATAAATACTAACTTATACAAAATAGTAGTAAGTAACTTAATTTACAATGATTAAACTTATATATTCAATGAATTCTATGAAAAAACTAAATTTGATTCTATTTTTTTACAAATAAATTTCTTCTTTTTTTACAACTAAAAACAACGACTTTTTCTTTTTAAAATAAAATATGAGAGGTGAAATTGTTATGTCAGGTAATGTTCAAAAAAATAGTAATATTGAACTTCTTCTTGGAGATCATAAAAAGGCAATACGTAAGCTTGCATGGCCTATGATGGTAAGTATGTTTCTTATAATGGCATATAATCTTGTTGATAGTATATGGGTTGCAGGTCTTGGTGCTGATGCTCTTGCTGCTATTGGATTTATAAATCCGTTATATATGATTCTTATTGGTCTTGGTAATGGTATTGGAGCTGGTGCAAATAGTATGATTGCACGTTTTATTGGAGCTGATGATTATGATGGTGCAAATAATTCAGCACTGCATAGTCTTGTGTTGACTATTATAATTTCAATTTTTGGTGGAGCTTTAATATGTTTTATGCTTCCTATGATTCTTGAGGCTATGGGTGCAGGAAGTGCAACAGGTGCTGCTCTTGAATATGGATATATTGTATTTGGATGTATGCTTGTATTTATATACAGTAATGTTGCTACTGCTATTTTAAGATCAGAGGGTGATGTTAAACGTGCAATGTATTCAATGGCTATTACTGCTATTTTAAATATTATTCTTGATCCTATAATGATTTATGTTTTAAATATGGGAATTAGTGGTGCTGGATGGGCTAGTGTTATATCTGCTCTTATTAGCTGTGTTGTACTTCTCTACTGGCTTCACTTTGAAAATAAGATGTATCTTGATATTAATTTTAAGAATTTTAAATATAATTCTGGTATTTTTAAGGGAATTCTTGGTGTTGCAATACCATCAACTTCTGAAAATATTATTATCAGTATTCTTAATATGATTTCAAATTGGCTTCTTGTAATTACAGCAGGTACTGTTGCTGTTGCTACATATACTGCAGCTTTTCGTGTAATTTTACTTGCTAATATTCCTATTATGGGTCTTGGTACTGCTTTAATTACTGTTTCTGGTGCTGCATTTGGTGCTCGTAACTATGAAAAGCTTAAAAATGCATTTATATATACTTTGAAGTTGGGTGTTATGATTTCAACTGTGATGATTGCAATTGTTTATATTTTTGCTCCACAAGTTAGTATGTTATTTGCATATAATTCTAGTAGTGCTCTTGCACCACAGATTTCTGAGACTTTGCGTATTATGATTGTTTTTGTCTATTGTATGTGTCTTGGAAGTGTTGCATCTATGATGTTCCAGGGTGTTGGTCGGGGTAGTGTTGCACTGATTCTTACTGTTATTCGTGCTTTGATTCTTGAGAGTATATTTTCAATATTATTTGCTCTTACCTTCGCTTGGGGTGCTTATGGTGTTTATTATGGAGTTGTAACGGGTGGAATGATTGGTGGTCTTATCTGTGTAGGATGTGCAATGTTCTACTTTAGAGGTCTTTTAAAATCTAGTACTACTTCATAATTTATTAACCTCCCTTTTTTATTATTCTTTTTTTATTAAATTACACTTGCAACATATCTTAATAATACATTTTACTTATCCTTGTATGATTTATTTTACTTTTTAAATAATTTACTTTTTTAATTATTGCTTTTTAAATAATTTACAAAATTAATTATTGACAAAGTCAATAGTTTTATATACAAGCATAAATAGAATATATAAATAGAACATAAAAATTCTAAAAATAAAAATAATTAAAAAAAATATTTTTTAGGTGAAAAATAAATGAAATGCACAGAAAATAAATGCTTAAAAGATGAATGCACAAAAAATGAATGTACACGCGACAAAGACAATTTATCATTATCATTTCTATTTTCTGCATTCCTGAAAAATAAAAAAATATACTTTAATAAAGCTCTCAAAGAACATAACATCACAATAGCACAAATGCCCGTGCTCATATCACTTCTTAAATTTGATGACTATGTATATCAAAAAAACCTAGTTAAATCACTATACATAGACACAACACTTGTTACACGTTATCTTAGAATACTTGAAAATGAAAAACTTATAAAACGTATAGAAGACTATGAAAACAGACGACAAAATAAGATAAAACTAACAGATAAAGGAAGAAAACTGGCAACAAATTCATACCAAGAACTCCTTGAATATGAAAATACAGTTATTGATGATGTTATTTCAAGAGACGATATAATGGATATTTTAATATCAATAATTGAAAATCAAGATAAAATAAACAAGGGAGGAAAAGATTAAATTGGCAGATGAAATAGTAGAAAAAAATAGTAACATTGAACTACTCCTAGGAGATCATAAAACTGCAATTAAAAAACTAGCATGGCCTATGATGGTAAGTATGTTTCTTGTAATGGCATACAACCTAGCAGACGGTGTATGGGTAGCAGGACTAGGAGCAGATGCACTAGCAGCAGTAGGATTTATCACACCATTATTTATGATACTTGTTGGTCTTGGAAATGGAGTTGGAGCTGGAGTAAACAGTCTAGTTGCACGTTTTATAGGATCAGATAACTATAAACAGGCAAACAACACAGCATTACATAGTCTAGTATTAACTGTAATAATATCAATAGTAGGAGCTGTTGTAATGTGTCTTGCACTCCCAACGATTCTTGATGTTATGGGTGCAGGATCAGCTACACAAACAGCACTTGATTATGGATACATTGTATTTGGATGTATGATTGTATTTATATACAGTAACGTTGGAACAGCAATTCTAAGATCAGAAGGAGATGTAAAACGTGCAATGTATGCAATGGCAGTAACAGCAATTATAAACATTATTCTTGACCCTATAATGATCTACACACTAGGAATGGGAATTAGTGGAGCAGCATGGGCAACAGTAATATCAGCTGCAATGAGCTGTCTTATACTTCTTTACTGGATACATTACAAAAAAGACACATACCTTGATTTAACACTATCAAACTATAAAACTGATAGAAAAATCATAACAGGAATTCTTAACATTGCAATTCCATCTACAGCTGAAAACCTTATCTTCAGTATACTTGGTATAATTGAAAACTGGCTTCTTGTAACAACAGCAGGAACAGCAGCAGTAGCTGCATATACAGCAGCATTAAGACTTATACAAATTGCAAACATTCCTATCATGGGACTTGGTACAGCATTAATTACAGTTGCAGGAGCAGCATATGGTGCTCACAACTATGAAAAACTTAAAAATGCATTTACCTACACCCTCAAAATGGGTCTTATTATTACAACAGTAATGGTAATATTATTCTACATATTTGCACCACAAATAAGTATGATCTTTGCATTTGGATCAAGTTCAACACTTGCACCACGTATTGCAGAAATTATACGTATTATGATCATATTCATATACAGTATTTGTATGGGAGCAGTAGCTGCAATGTTATTCCAAGGTGTTGGTAAAGGTACAACATCACTTGCACTTACAGTTATCAGATCATTACTACTTGAAGTTGTATGTTCCATACTCTTTGCATTAGTATTTGGTCTTGGAGAATACGGTGTTTACTATGGAGTTGTAACTGGTGGTATTATTGGTGGATTTATAAGTTTAGGATTTGCATTATTTTATCTTAAACGTCTCAGATCAAACTATCATCCACCAGAAAATGCAGACTTATAGATATTCTAACTTAAACCTCATATTTGTAGAATTATAGATTAATTCTACTTTCTTTTTTTATATTTTCTTATTTTTAATAGATCTATTAAAACAAACTTAACATTATTCTAAATTATATTTTATGTAATGATTAATTATAATTAATTATAAATAGATCATGATAAATAATTATAAATAATAATATTTAGGAGAAAATTATAATGTTAAAAGATAAAGTAGCTGTAGTAACAGGTGGAACAAGAGGAATAGGATTTGCAACAGTACAAACATTCCTCGACAATGGATGTAAAGTAGTACTATTTGGATCAAGACAAGAATCAGTAGATAAAGCATTAGCAAAACTTGATGAAATTAATCCTGACTATGCAGTTGAAGGAATGTATCCTAAACTAACAGATGAAGCAGAAATTAAAGAAGCATTTGCTACAATAAAAGAAAAATATGGAAAAATCGATATTTTAGTAAACAATGCAGGTGTTGCAGAAGACAAACCAATTGAAAATCTTAGTGTTGAAGATTTCCAAAGAACAATTGACTTAAATGTAAATGCAATATATGTATGTACAAAAGCAGTTACAGAAATTATGAAAGATCAAGGTGAAGGAGTAATACTCAACACAAGTTCAATGGTATCACTCTATGGACAAGCATCAGGATGTAGTTACCCTGCATCAAAATTTGCAGTAAATGGTCTTACAAAATCTCTTGCACGTGAACTTGGTCCTGCAAATATTCGTGTAAATGCAGTAGCACCTGGTGTAATTGCAACAGATATGGTAGCATACCTCCCAGAAGAAGTAGTTGAAAGAATTGCATCAACAATACCTTTTAAACGTATGGGACAACCTGAAGACATAGCAAATGCATTCTTATTCCTTGCAAGTGATATGGCATCCTATGTAACAGGTGAAATTCTATCAGTTGATGGAGCTACAATGACATAAATCTTTTTAAGATTATAACCTCCAAATTACCATTCCTTTTTTTTATATTTTTTTTAAATAATTTTACTATATTTCATATAAATATTCTACAATGTTTAATTTTAATTACTTGAAAAATAATAAAAACTAGTTTGAATAAATACTAAACTATAAAAAGATTAACTTTTTTTTAAATTAACTTAATATGGGAGAAAAAAATGGATAGTTTATTAGCAATACTTATCGTAGTATATGTTCTTTTAATGCTACTTGTTGGATTTGTTGCATATAATCGTACAAGTAACTCAGTTGATTATCTTGTAGCAGGTCGTGAAACAAATCCATACATCATGGCATTAAGTTACGGTGCTACATTTATAAGTACGGCGGCTATTATTGGTTTTGGAGGTCTTGCTGGAACTAATGGTATAGGTATACTATGGCTTGTATTTTTAAATATTGCAGTTGGTATTCTTCTTGCATTTGTAGTATTTGGAAAACGTACACGTAAGATGGGTCAAGCTCTTAATGCTTTAACATTTCCTGAATTTATTTCAAAAAGATTCAATAGTAAATTTATACAATACTTCAGTGGAGCTTTAATATTTATTTCAATGCCTATATATGCTGCTAGTGTACTTATTGGTGCAGCCAGATTTCTTGAAACAACAGTAAATATCGACTTTAAAATTTGTATTATAATCCTTGCAATTATTATAGGATTTTATGTAATATATGGTGGACTTAAAGGTGTAATGTATACAGATGCACTACAGGGAACAATTATGTTTGCTGGAATGCTTATCTTACTTGTAAGTATATATCACATGCTTGGTGGAGTAACTAATGCTCATCACATGTTAACACAGATGGCACCTCTATTTCCAGAATCAGCCAAGGCAACAGGTGCAACAGGGTGGACAACATTCCCAACGATGGGATCGCCGTTCTGGTGGAATCTTGTTTCATCAATTATTCTTGGTGTAGGAATTGGAGCTATAGCTCAACCACAACTTGCTGTACGTTTTATGACAGTAAAATCAAATAAAGAATTAAATCGTGCAGTTCTTGTTGGTGGTGTATTTATATTTGTAACAACATTCACAGCATACATTGTAGGTGCACTTTCAAATGTATACTTCTTCCAGCATACAGGACAAATTGCAATTACTGCTGCTGGTGGTAATGTTGATAAGATTATTCCAACATTTATTAATGCAGCAATGCCGAATTGGTTTACATATATCTTTATGTTAACACTACTTTCTGCTGCTATGAGTACAATCAGTACACAGTTCCATGTTCAGGGATCTTCAATATCACACGATATTTATGGTGTGCTAAAAGGTCATAAAAGAGACAGCTTAAAAGTTACAAGAATTGGTATTCTTATTGCTATTATAATTGCTGTAGTTTTAGCATTCATATTACCTGAAAACATTGTAGCTCAAGGTACTGGTATATTCTTTGGTATTTGTGCTGCAGCATTCCTTCCTGTATATATTTGTGCTCTTTTCTGGAAACGTGCAACAAAACAGGGAGTTATTGCTGGAATTACTAGTGGTACACTTATAAGTCTTTTCTGTCTTATATTTACTCATAAAAAAGAGGCAGTTGGACTTGGAATTTGTAAAGCTTTAACTGGTCAAAGTGTTCTATTTACTGCTATGCCATGGCCGTATGTTGATCCAATGGTTATTGCATTACCACTTTCATTTATAATTACAATTGTTGTATCACTTCTTACACAGAATTCTAAAAAAGAACAAGAAGATATTGATGCATTATTTGAAGGTAAAACTGAAGGTGGAGATATAAATGATTGAGATTCTAGGTTTTACAGATCCAATGATTATTGCAGCATATCTTTCATGTATTATTATTACATTAATTTGTATAATTTATGGTGTAAAAAACTGGAATAGTGAAGATTAAATCTTCCTTTCCTATTTTCTTTTTTTTTATTTTGAAATTTTATTAAATTTATTTCTTTTTATAAATTATTTCTAGTATTTTTTTTTATTTGGAAAATTAGTTCTATTTTTTTTTAAAAATTAAATTAAATAATATTTTGTATATTATAGAAAATAAGAATTGATTTTTGAAAAATAAGTTTATATTAAAAAAAGTGGTATTTATGATAAAAAAGGCGTCTAAAAAAAAGTTAAAAAAAGAGAAATAGCTCTACGCTACTTCATCTATTCTGTTATTGCTTGTACAGGACATGCTTCTGCACATAATCCGCATGCAACACAAGCGTCTGCATCTATTGTGTAAGGAGTTCCTTCTGAAATACAATTTACTGGGCATGCTTCTACACATAATCCGCATGCAACACAATTATCTCCTATTTGGTAAGCCATATTTATCACCTTTATTAATATATAATATTAGTTTTTTAACTAACAATTAACTTTTTATGAGAATTTTAATATATATTTTACTATTATTATAAACACCTAAAAATATTAAAATAAATAATATCTAATCTATTTTGGATCTATTAATTCTTTTAATTTATCTTCATCAATATCAAGCATGTCACTTACTTCTTTTAGCTTTTCTGAATCTGATTTTACGTCAAAATCATCAAATATTCCCATAGTTTCATTATTTCCTAAATTTTCTGAAACTTCTAGTGAATTAAGAATTGTATTAATGTATGTTTTTATGATTTTCTCTTTATTTTCTTTGTAGTTTTCATCATCTTTAATGTCTTCTATTGAATTTTCATATACATTAATGATGTATCCTATGTCATATTTATCTGTAAATTCAAATACCATGTCAATATCATATTTTTCAACGATTTCAGATAGCACTTCAAGATAGAATATGATTTGATCTTTACTAAATAGTTCATATCCTGACTCTGTCTTATTTATACCTATTGCTGTTGTGATTTTATAGTTTAATTCATCAAGATCTATTTCATCATCTACTTTTGGTAGTGTTTGTAGTTTTTCATCAAGTATGCTTTGTGCTTTCTTCTCTATTGGTGTTTTTTTATGATTTAATGCTAATTCTTCAAAGCTGTTGTAGTGAAGAAGTAGTAGTTGTCTTTTATCATCTTCTGTTTTTGTAATGTCTAGTATTTTGAAACAATTTAGTATTCCTGATACTGCAAGATTCATATTTTTGTGTTCATCAACTAAGTGTTCTTTTGGAATCTCTTGAAACTCCTTTGATAATATGTAAAATCTTGTATTTTTTAATTGATTTGTAAGACATCCTACCCCATATACATCACAGGGATTGTATAAATATGAACCTACCATGTAAGTTTCAAATATTTCATCATCCATATGTGTATCATATACAAATAAATTATAGTTTTTAGGACTTATCTGATCTTTCAATTCTCTTTGCTGTTTTTTATTTAACTGTGTAAAATCAATATCATCTGTTAATTCAAATAACTGCTTTTCATCTTTAAAAATATTTTCATCACTCATAAATTACAACTCCCTATTTAAAAAAAAGGATAAAAAAAAGAATAAATTGGAGGTTAAGTTTCGGCTTTCTTTGAATTTTTACGGTAAGCTGAAGGCAACACGCCAATTTCTGATTTAAATGCCTTTGAAAACTTACTACTATTTTTATATCCAATCATACTTGCAATCTTTGTAATTGGATAATTTGTATTTTCAATTAAATCCTTTGCTCTTTGGAACTTATATGAACGATACCATGAATATAACGGTCTTCCATACATCTCTTTAAAACAACTTTTAAGTGTTGTAATATTAATTCCAAATTCAACTGATAAATCATCAAGTGATGCATAGCTTCCAATGTTACGTGAAATCATATTTTTAATCTTACGAACAACACGAATTTGAGAATCAGTAAATGTTTTAAGTTTAGGATCATCTTCAGGATCAACCATATCAAAGTTATAAATATGTATCATTAATTCCAGGAATTTAATACGAAAATAACCTTTCTTTACACCCTCCATTGATGAATTGAAGTTTATTATCTGATTTAAAACTTCCTCAATTTGATTGTTATTAGTATATATCAAGTTTGGATGGCGTCTAATAATTCTAAATAAATTATTAATAGCATCATTCGTATTTAAATATGATTTTAATACTTGACCACTTGTTTTTGTTAATATTATATTTAAAATATGGGTTCCTTCACCATAATTAAATGTATCAGGATATTCATCAATTGAGTATATATTCATATCTCCATCTTTTAAAAATAGATATTTATCTTTAGTATTTGCAGGAACCTGACAACGTCCTTTAATTATACAATTTATAATAATTGTATCTTTAGGATTTAAAAATTCAAAGATTCCATCATAATTTGATTCATTACTTCCAAGTTTTGCTGTTGTCTCTATAACTTGCATCTGTGGAAGTATATTATAATAATCTATTTCAATTTTTGACTTATATGGTGGATTTATTATTAATTTATGACCACCAACAATCTTTTCTACTGTTAAATATTGGAGATATTCATCTTTTATCTTAACATTGTTACCTATACTATACTCTGTTAAAACCATTTGATTATCTCCACTTTTTTTTATTACTATTATTTAAAATTTTATTAATAATTTCTCTACAATTAAAATTAGTTCACATATCTATAATAGTTTTACTATAATTAAAAAAAAATAAAAAACAAAGAAAAAAAAGAGGTTAAAAACAGAGATTCACACCTAAGGTGTAAGTCGTCTTCTATCTCTTGGGAAGAGAACTGTTTCTCTGATGTTTTTAACTCCAGTTAAAACCATTGTAAGTCTGTCTGCACCCATACCCCAACCAGAGTGAGGAGCCATACCATATTTAAATGCTTCAAGATATTTTTCAAATGAAGCAGGATTTAAATCTTTAGCTTCAATTTGTGAATATAATAAATCATAATCATGTACACGTTGTGCACCACTTGAAAGTTCTAAATCACGATACATTAAATCAAATGCAGTACTTTTTTCAGGATCATCTGCATTAGGCATTACATAAAATGGTTTAATTGCACTAGGCCATTCTGTAATAAAGTAGTAACTACCCATTGTTTCACCAAGAACTTTTTCAGCTGCACGATTTAAATCTTCACCATAGTTCATTTCAACATCATGACTATTTACAATATCAATAACCTGTTCATATGGTACAACAGGGAATGGTTCAGATGGAATATCAAGTTCATGATTAAGTGATTCAAGTTCTGATGCACAATTTTGTGCAATATCGGCATTAATGTTTCTTATAAGATCTTCAAGAATATCCATTACTTCTTCCTGGCTTTTAAATGACATTTCAGCATCAATAGATAATGCTTCATTTAAGTGTCTTAGTGTATCGTGTTCTTCTGCTCTGAAGATTTGTCCAATTTCAAATACACAGTCAAGACCTGTTGCCATCATCATCTGTTTGTAAAGCTGTGGACTTTGTCCAAGGAATGCTTCTTTTTCAAAGTATGTAATAGGGAAAAGTTCTGTTCCACCTTCTGTTGCTGATGCTACAAGTTTAGGTGTTGTAATTTCTATGAAATCTTTATCATAGAAGTAGTTAC
Coding sequences:
- a CDS encoding MATE family efflux transporter, encoding MTGGVVAVAVYAATLRITKLITIPIKGYGSALITVAGAAYGEKDYTKFDKSFKYTMNISIIVTFLLVIIFYIFTPQICSLFSSGNTQIISYITDATRYLLIFMVFQCFSVIPCMLFQSVGKGTTSLILSLWRSIILKVIFTVGVFAILLNNGFYSIYNGYIMSLIFGGIVAFMWALRYIRKLKKSDDTITI
- a CDS encoding MATE family efflux transporter, giving the protein MSGNVQKNSNIELLLGDHKKAIRKLAWPMMVSMFLIMAYNLVDSIWVAGLGADALAAIGFINPLYMILIGLGNGIGAGANSMIARFIGADDYDGANNSALHSLVLTIIISIFGGALICFMLPMILEAMGAGSATGAALEYGYIVFGCMLVFIYSNVATAILRSEGDVKRAMYSMAITAILNIILDPIMIYVLNMGISGAGWASVISALISCVVLLYWLHFENKMYLDINFKNFKYNSGIFKGILGVAIPSTSENIIISILNMISNWLLVITAGTVAVATYTAAFRVILLANIPIMGLGTALITVSGAAFGARNYEKLKNAFIYTLKLGVMISTVMIAIVYIFAPQVSMLFAYNSSSALAPQISETLRIMIVFVYCMCLGSVASMMFQGVGRGSVALILTVIRALILESIFSILFALTFAWGAYGVYYGVVTGGMIGGLICVGCAMFYFRGLLKSSTTS
- a CDS encoding MarR family winged helix-turn-helix transcriptional regulator: MKCTENKCLKDECTKNECTRDKDNLSLSFLFSAFLKNKKIYFNKALKEHNITIAQMPVLISLLKFDDYVYQKNLVKSLYIDTTLVTRYLRILENEKLIKRIEDYENRRQNKIKLTDKGRKLATNSYQELLEYENTVIDDVISRDDIMDILISIIENQDKINKGGKD
- a CDS encoding MATE family efflux transporter — encoded protein: MADEIVEKNSNIELLLGDHKTAIKKLAWPMMVSMFLVMAYNLADGVWVAGLGADALAAVGFITPLFMILVGLGNGVGAGVNSLVARFIGSDNYKQANNTALHSLVLTVIISIVGAVVMCLALPTILDVMGAGSATQTALDYGYIVFGCMIVFIYSNVGTAILRSEGDVKRAMYAMAVTAIINIILDPIMIYTLGMGISGAAWATVISAAMSCLILLYWIHYKKDTYLDLTLSNYKTDRKIITGILNIAIPSTAENLIFSILGIIENWLLVTTAGTAAVAAYTAALRLIQIANIPIMGLGTALITVAGAAYGAHNYEKLKNAFTYTLKMGLIITTVMVILFYIFAPQISMIFAFGSSSTLAPRIAEIIRIMIIFIYSICMGAVAAMLFQGVGKGTTSLALTVIRSLLLEVVCSILFALVFGLGEYGVYYGVVTGGIIGGFISLGFALFYLKRLRSNYHPPENADL
- a CDS encoding 3-oxoacyl-ACP reductase family protein gives rise to the protein MLKDKVAVVTGGTRGIGFATVQTFLDNGCKVVLFGSRQESVDKALAKLDEINPDYAVEGMYPKLTDEAEIKEAFATIKEKYGKIDILVNNAGVAEDKPIENLSVEDFQRTIDLNVNAIYVCTKAVTEIMKDQGEGVILNTSSMVSLYGQASGCSYPASKFAVNGLTKSLARELGPANIRVNAVAPGVIATDMVAYLPEEVVERIASTIPFKRMGQPEDIANAFLFLASDMASYVTGEILSVDGATMT
- a CDS encoding sodium:solute symporter family protein, yielding MDSLLAILIVVYVLLMLLVGFVAYNRTSNSVDYLVAGRETNPYIMALSYGATFISTAAIIGFGGLAGTNGIGILWLVFLNIAVGILLAFVVFGKRTRKMGQALNALTFPEFISKRFNSKFIQYFSGALIFISMPIYAASVLIGAARFLETTVNIDFKICIIILAIIIGFYVIYGGLKGVMYTDALQGTIMFAGMLILLVSIYHMLGGVTNAHHMLTQMAPLFPESAKATGATGWTTFPTMGSPFWWNLVSSIILGVGIGAIAQPQLAVRFMTVKSNKELNRAVLVGGVFIFVTTFTAYIVGALSNVYFFQHTGQIAITAAGGNVDKIIPTFINAAMPNWFTYIFMLTLLSAAMSTISTQFHVQGSSISHDIYGVLKGHKRDSLKVTRIGILIAIIIAVVLAFILPENIVAQGTGIFFGICAAAFLPVYICALFWKRATKQGVIAGITSGTLISLFCLIFTHKKEAVGLGICKALTGQSVLFTAMPWPYVDPMVIALPLSFIITIVVSLLTQNSKKEQEDIDALFEGKTEGGDIND
- a CDS encoding symporter small accessory protein, producing the protein MIEILGFTDPMIIAAYLSCIIITLICIIYGVKNWNSED
- a CDS encoding 4Fe-4S binding protein, which codes for MAYQIGDNCVACGLCVEACPVNCISEGTPYTIDADACVACGLCAEACPVQAITE
- a CDS encoding AraC family transcriptional regulator, which codes for MVLTEYSIGNNVKIKDEYLQYLTVEKIVGGHKLIINPPYKSKIEIDYYNILPQMQVIETTAKLGSNESNYDGIFEFLNPKDTIIINCIIKGRCQVPANTKDKYLFLKDGDMNIYSIDEYPDTFNYGEGTHILNIILTKTSGQVLKSYLNTNDAINNLFRIIRRHPNLIYTNNNQIEEVLNQIINFNSSMEGVKKGYFRIKFLELMIHIYNFDMVDPEDDPKLKTFTDSQIRVVRKIKNMISRNIGSYASLDDLSVEFGINITTLKSCFKEMYGRPLYSWYRSYKFQRAKDLIENTNYPITKIASMIGYKNSSKFSKAFKSEIGVLPSAYRKNSKKAET
- the aspS gene encoding aspartate--tRNA(Asn) ligase → MTDIFEKARRTHYSNELTEDLAGETVKITGWVHEIRDLGGIVFVLIRDKNGITQLTAPSKKLSEEMMADVRAARKETIVTVTGTVQKSPKAPNGVEIIPDNIDIINVSQLPLPLDTTEKVDAEMDTRLDARFMDLRKHDVSAIFKIKSQMLHTTRNYFYDKDFIEITTPKLVASATEGGTELFPITYFEKEAFLGQSPQLYKQMMMATGLDCVFEIGQIFRAEEHDTLRHLNEALSIDAEMSFKSQEEVMDILEDLIRNINADIAQNCASELESLNHELDIPSEPFPVVPYEQVIDIVNSHDVEMNYGEDLNRAAEKVLGETMGSYYFITEWPSAIKPFYVMPNADDPEKSTAFDLMYRDLELSSGAQRVHDYDLLYSQIEAKDLNPASFEKYLEAFKYGMAPHSGWGMGADRLTMVLTGVKNIRETVLFPRDRRRLTP